One window of Medicago truncatula cultivar Jemalong A17 chromosome 2, MtrunA17r5.0-ANR, whole genome shotgun sequence genomic DNA carries:
- the LOC11421980 gene encoding L-type lectin-domain containing receptor kinase VII.1, which yields MTKHKNLYLLLLSTTIFFLLFNSISAIDFIFNGFNSSNVLLFGNATIDSQILTLTHQQSFSVGRALYPKKIPTKNSSYVYPFSTSFIFSMAPFEDTLPGHGLVFIFTPVKGIEGTSSAQHLGLFNLSNNGNSNNHVFGVEFDVFMNQEFNDINANHVGIDINSLNSVVSHDVGFWVDDEKSEKDQIFEKLVLNNGENYQVWIDYKDSLINVTIAKLGMKRPIRPLLNVSLNLSDVFEDEMFVGFTSSTGQLVESHKILAWSFSNANFSLSDELVTSGLPSFVLPNDSIFKSKGFVAGFSVGVFFIICVLVLLVLFLIQKKRKIDKKRSEMEDWELEYWPHRMTYEEIEASTKGFSEKNVIGVGGNGKVYKGVLRGGVVIAVKHISHENNGMREFLAEVSTLGRLKQRNLVGLRGWCKKNAGNFLLVYEYMENGSLDKRVFDCDESKMLNFEDRIRIIKDVAHAVLYLHEGWEVKVVHRDIKASNVLLDKDMNGKLGDFGLARMQDHGQVASTTKLVGTVGYMAPEVIKTGRASTHTDVYMFGILILEVMCGRRPLEEGKPSLVEFVWKLMVQGELVNALDQRLRDKGEFSEQELERLLHLGLLCAYPEPKSRPTMRQVVNILEGKNEGVEESEIENMDSYLLQQLKSRDILAEYSQYFSYASHPTFQDIGHFSSTSFTWSGSLVQGR from the coding sequence ATGACCAAACACAAAAacctttatcttcttcttctctcaacaacaattttcttccttctcttcAACTCAATCTCAGCCATTGATTTCATTTTCAACGGCTTCAACTCTTCAAACGTGCTTCTCTTTGGCAATGCCACCATTGATTCTCAAATTCTAACACTCACACATCAACAATCTTTCTCTGTTGGTCGTGCTCTTTACCCTAAAAAAATTCCCACAAAAAACTCTTCTTATGTATACCCTTTTTCTACTTCTTTCATCTTTTCCATGGCACCTTTTGAAGATACTCTGCCTGGTCATGGTTTAGTTTTCATCTTCACACCTGTTAAAGGCATAGAAGGTACAAGTTCAGCTCAACATCTTGGTCTTTTTAATCTCTCAAACAATGGAAATTCCAACAACCATGTTTTTGGTGTTGAGTTTGATGTTTTTATGAATCAAGAGTTTAATGATATCAATGCTAACCATGTTGGAATTGACATAAACTCTCTTAATTCTGTTGTTTCCCATGATGTTGGGTTTTGGGTTGATGATGAGAAAAGTGAAAAAGATCAAATTTTTGAGAAATTGGTGTTGAATAATGGTGAAAATTATCAAGTTTGGATTGATTATAAAGATTCTTTGATTAATGTTACTATAGCAAAATTAGGTATGAAAAGACCTATTAGGCCTTTATTGAATGTTTCTCTCAATTTATCTGATGTTTTTGAAGATGAAATGTTTGTTGGATTTACTAGCTCAACTGGACAATTAGTTGAAAGTCACAAGATTTTAGCTTGGAGTTTTAGCAATGCAAATTTTTCATTGAGTGATGAACTTGTTACTAGTGGATTAccttcttttgttcttccaaatGATTCAATTTTTAAGTCCAAAGGGTTTGTTGCAGGATTTAGTGTAGGAgttttctttattatttgtGTTTTGGTTTTGTTGGTACTGTTTTTGAttcaaaagaagagaaaaatagaCAAGAAGAGAAGTGAAATGGAAGATTGGGAGTTAGAGTATTGGCCACACAGAATGACATATGAAGAAATTGAAGCTTCCACAAAAGGTTTCTCTGAGAAAAATGTGATTGGTGTTGGAGGGAATGGGAAAGTCTATAAGGGTGTTTTAAGAGGAGGAGTAGTGATTGCTGTGAAACACATTTCTCATGAGAATAATGGTATGAGAGAATTTCTTGCAGAAGTTTCAACTCTTGGGAGGTTAAAGCAAAGGAATTTAGTAGGGTTAAGAGGTTGGTGCAAGAAAAATGCTGGCAATTTCTTATTAGTCTATGAATATATGGAAAATGGAAGTTTAGACAAAAGGGTGTTTGATTGTGATGAGAGCAAGATGTTAAACTTTGAAGATAGAATAAGGATTATTAAAGATGTGGCTCATGCTGTTTTGTATTTGCATGAAGGGTGGGAAGTGAAAGTGGTGCATAGGGACATTAAGGCAAGCAATGTTTTACTTGATAAGGATATGAATGGCAAGTTAGGTGATTTTGGTTTAGCTAGAATGCAAGATCATGGTCAAGTTGCTAGCACAACAAAATTGGTTGGCACGGTCGGTTACATGGCTCCTGAAGTGATCAAAACTGGAAGAGCTTCGACTCATACCGATGTTTACATGTTCGGTATCTTGATTTTAGAGGTTATGTGTGGAAGGAGACCATTAGAAGAAGGTAAACCATCTTTGGTGGAGTTTGTTTGGAAACTTATGGTACAAGGGGAACTTGTGAATGCACTTGATCAAAGGCTAAGGGATAAAGGTGAATTTAGTGAGCAAGAATTGGAGAGACTGCTACATTTGGGCTTGTTGTGTGCATATCCTGAACCAAAATCTAGGCCAACAATGAGACAAGTGGTGAATATTTTAGAGGGGAAGAATGAAGGAGTTGAAGAGTCAGAGATTGAGAATATGGATAGTTATCTGCTCCAACAATTGAAATCAAGGGATATTTTGGCTGAGTATTCACAGTATTTTAGCTATGCATCACATCCAACTTTTCAAGATATTGGTCACTTTTCCTCAACATCTTTCACTTGGTCTGGATCTTTAGTTCAGGGTAGGTGA